From Callithrix jacchus isolate 240 chromosome 15, calJac240_pri, whole genome shotgun sequence, one genomic window encodes:
- the LOC118147736 gene encoding TPA-induced transmembrane protein-like, which yields MRDSLRMLFFIFAVTYIADVYFCFSFPPPLLSLVTYVDEDEDEILELSSDQTFLVSLKIPEECVAEEDLPHLLTERLTDVYGTSPSLSRYFTSVEIVDFSGENATVTHHLQYGVPSDDENFMKYMMSEELVLGILLHDFHDQNIPGCENLGLDPASLLLDGK from the exons ATGCGGGATAGTTTACGCATGTTGTTTTTCATCTTTGCTGTCACCTACATT gcagatgtttacttttgtttttcatttccacCTCCCCTGCTCTCTTTAGTGACTTATgttgatgaagatgaagatgaaatacTTGAATTATCATCAGATCAAACATTCTTGGTCTCACTGAAGATTCCAGAGGAGTGTGTTGCTGAAGAGGATTTGCCTCACCTGCTCACCGAAAGG CTCACAGATGTGTACGGTACATCGCCCTCTCTGAGTCGTTATTTCACTTCAGTTGAAATAGTGGACTTCAG TGGCGAAAATGCCACAGTAACCCACCATCTGCAGTATGGGGTTCCATCAGATGATGAAAATTTTATGAAGTATATGATGAGTGAGGAGTTGGTGCTGGGCATTTTGCTACATGATTTCCATGATCAGAACATACCTGGTTGTGAGAATCTGGGGCTTGATCCAGCATCCCTCTTGCTCGATGGTAAGTAA